The following are encoded in a window of bacterium SCSIO 12643 genomic DNA:
- a CDS encoding thioredoxin family protein, giving the protein MAKKYFKIFALSLAVLFVGISNLSAQVVNPVKWEFKTKSLGSNEFELQIIGDIEPHWHVYSQTVGEPVIPTSFMFKPSKDYELVGKTEEPEGVTVDDPVFQMKLKYFEDEVIFRQKVKLLSAKATVLGDFEFMTCDDKTCIPPEIVEFEFNLEGDRKETSAEQPKEESKPITISVSGDHQPEQNQGVLTPATWESKVVDLGDGMYELQAIATIDEHWHVYSMDIDGPQASEFNILKPEGLKPVEGPTENGKLIEEMDPNFDMVLGYYENTVTFSQKVKVEGSQTILAEVYFMVCNQGKCIPPEAVELEYKIGEKNEVANIDGNGTEGAEKEEGRNLWTLLLLSFGGGLAALLTPCVFPMIPMTVSFFTKQSKTKAEGIKKGIVYGSSIIIIYVLLSVPFHIFDTVSPDIFNEFSTNPYLNFFFFLVFIVFSISFLGAFEITMPSSWVNKADSASDKGGLIGVFFMALTLILVSFSCTGPAIGLLLGSVLSTDGGATALSVGMLGFGLGIGLPFGLFAAFPGWLNSLPKSGGWLNTVKVIFGFVELAFAFKFLSNADLVLQAHVITREVFLAIWIGVFGAMAMYLFGMFRLPHDSPLEKLSVGRGLFAIFTLVFTIYLLPGLWGAPLKLISGFPPPAFYSESPNGVGFSGKSAAVMSSDASSIPEGTDPDHCPHNLNCFHDYELGLAYAKEVGKPVMLDFTGWACVNCRRMEENVWSDPRVLERLRNDYVLISLYVDEKQKLPEEDQFISDVTGKKVKTVGNKWSEFQIRKFKSNTQPYYVVLDHEEKQLHEHAAYDPDIPKFIDWLERGKKIFEEGK; this is encoded by the coding sequence ATGGCTAAAAAATATTTTAAAATTTTTGCATTAAGCTTAGCAGTACTCTTTGTTGGGATTTCTAATCTTTCTGCTCAAGTGGTTAACCCTGTTAAGTGGGAGTTCAAAACAAAAAGTTTAGGTAGTAATGAGTTTGAGCTTCAGATTATTGGAGACATTGAGCCACATTGGCATGTATATTCTCAAACCGTTGGAGAACCGGTTATTCCGACATCCTTTATGTTTAAGCCATCTAAAGACTATGAATTAGTTGGTAAAACTGAAGAGCCTGAGGGAGTTACTGTGGATGATCCAGTGTTTCAAATGAAGTTGAAATACTTTGAGGATGAAGTGATTTTTAGACAAAAGGTGAAGTTGTTAAGCGCTAAAGCTACCGTTTTAGGTGATTTTGAGTTTATGACTTGCGATGATAAAACTTGTATTCCACCAGAAATTGTGGAGTTTGAGTTTAATCTTGAAGGAGATCGTAAAGAAACATCCGCAGAGCAACCTAAGGAAGAAAGTAAACCGATTACTATTTCAGTTTCAGGAGATCATCAACCTGAGCAAAATCAAGGCGTTTTAACTCCTGCAACATGGGAGTCTAAAGTAGTTGATCTAGGAGATGGTATGTATGAATTGCAGGCTATTGCTACTATTGATGAGCATTGGCATGTTTATTCAATGGATATTGATGGGCCACAAGCATCTGAGTTTAATATTTTGAAACCGGAGGGTTTAAAACCAGTTGAAGGACCAACAGAAAATGGGAAATTAATTGAGGAGATGGACCCTAACTTCGATATGGTTTTAGGATATTATGAAAATACGGTCACCTTTTCTCAAAAGGTAAAAGTAGAGGGCAGTCAAACCATTTTGGCAGAGGTTTACTTTATGGTATGTAATCAGGGTAAATGTATTCCACCAGAAGCAGTGGAGCTAGAATATAAGATTGGAGAGAAGAACGAAGTTGCCAATATTGATGGTAATGGAACTGAAGGGGCAGAAAAGGAAGAGGGTAGAAATTTATGGACACTGTTGCTGTTAAGTTTTGGAGGAGGTTTGGCAGCATTATTGACGCCTTGTGTGTTCCCAATGATTCCAATGACCGTAAGCTTTTTTACTAAGCAGAGTAAAACTAAAGCGGAAGGTATTAAGAAAGGAATTGTTTATGGTTCATCCATCATAATAATTTATGTTCTGTTGAGTGTTCCATTTCATATTTTTGATACCGTAAGCCCTGATATCTTTAATGAGTTTTCGACTAATCCGTATTTAAATTTCTTTTTCTTTTTAGTTTTTATAGTCTTTTCAATTTCATTTTTGGGAGCATTCGAAATTACCATGCCAAGTAGCTGGGTTAATAAAGCAGATTCGGCATCTGATAAGGGTGGTTTAATTGGAGTGTTTTTCATGGCTTTGACCTTAATTTTGGTATCGTTCTCTTGTACCGGGCCTGCAATTGGATTGTTGTTGGGAAGTGTACTGTCTACAGATGGTGGAGCCACAGCTCTATCTGTTGGAATGCTTGGATTTGGACTTGGAATTGGTTTGCCTTTTGGTTTGTTTGCTGCGTTCCCTGGATGGTTGAATTCATTACCAAAGTCTGGAGGTTGGCTGAATACGGTTAAAGTTATCTTTGGATTTGTTGAATTAGCATTTGCGTTTAAATTCTTATCTAATGCGGATTTGGTATTACAAGCACATGTTATAACAAGAGAGGTGTTTTTGGCTATTTGGATTGGTGTATTTGGTGCTATGGCCATGTATTTATTTGGAATGTTTAGGTTGCCACATGATTCACCATTAGAAAAATTATCTGTGGGTAGAGGTTTGTTTGCAATTTTTACTTTAGTCTTTACTATATATTTATTGCCAGGGCTTTGGGGAGCGCCTTTGAAATTAATATCAGGATTTCCACCACCAGCATTTTATAGTGAATCACCTAATGGTGTTGGTTTCAGTGGGAAATCTGCAGCAGTTATGAGTTCCGATGCTTCAAGTATTCCTGAAGGTACAGATCCAGATCATTGTCCACATAATTTGAATTGTTTTCATGATTATGAATTAGGTTTAGCTTACGCAAAAGAAGTAGGTAAACCTGTAATGCTTGATTTTACGGGATGGGCTTGTGTGAATTGTAGAAGAATGGAAGAGAATGTTTGGTCTGACCCACGAGTTTTGGAAAGACTAAGAAATGATTATGTTTTGATTTCGTTATATGTAGATGAAAAACAAAAATTACCTGAAGAAGATCAGTTTATTTCTGATGTAACCGGAAAGAAAGTAAAAACTGTTGGGAATAAATGGAGTGAGTTTCAAATCAGAAAATTTAAGTCTAATACGCAGCCATATTACGTAGTTTTAGACCATGAAGAAAAACAACTTCATGAACATGCGGCTTACGATCCGGATATTCCAAAGTTTATTGATTGGTTAGAAAGAGGAAAGAAAATTTTCGAAGAAGGAAAATAA
- the lpcA gene encoding D-sedoheptulose 7-phosphate isomerase codes for MSQEFVRQIFQESQDVLTQFMTDETKLYAVAQAGKLMVEAIQRGNKIISCGNGGSMSDAMHFAEELTGRFRENRKSLPAIAISDQGYLSCVANDYGYDYVFSRFVEGMGTKGDVLLAISTSGNSSNVINAAKVAKENGISVVGLTGKKGGELAELCDVEIRVDHHGYADRIQEIHIKVIHSLIGLIEESL; via the coding sequence ATGAGCCAGGAATTTGTTCGCCAGATTTTTCAAGAATCACAAGATGTTTTAACCCAGTTTATGACGGATGAAACTAAATTATATGCGGTTGCACAGGCGGGCAAACTAATGGTAGAAGCTATCCAAAGAGGTAATAAGATCATTTCTTGCGGGAATGGGGGATCCATGAGTGATGCTATGCATTTTGCGGAAGAATTAACTGGTCGTTTTAGAGAGAATCGTAAATCATTACCAGCTATTGCGATATCTGATCAGGGCTATTTAAGTTGTGTCGCAAATGATTATGGTTACGATTATGTTTTTTCAAGATTTGTTGAGGGAATGGGGACCAAAGGTGATGTGCTTTTAGCCATTAGTACGAGTGGGAATTCTTCAAACGTAATTAATGCTGCTAAAGTCGCTAAAGAAAATGGAATTTCTGTGGTTGGATTAACAGGCAAAAAAGGTGGTGAATTGGCTGAGCTTTGTGATGTCGAGATCAGAGTTGACCATCATGGATATGCGGATAGGATTCAGGAAATACATATCAAGGTAATCCATTCACTAATAGGATTAATAGAGGAATCGCTTTAA